A region of the Pseudomonas silesiensis genome:
CGCTTCGTCGATGCCGCGTATGCCGCTTATTGCACGCGCAATCCGCTGCGACGAGGGCAACTCGAAGGCCGCGATTACTTTTTGCTGTAAACACAATCGATAAGTTGGGAGTTGTCTTTATGGGCCCATGGCTCGATAGCGTAACCGGATGGTTGACGGCCAACCCGCAATGGCTGGCCGCTGCGGTTTTCATCGTGGCCTTCGTGGAATGCCTGGCAATTGCCGGGTTGATCGTGCCTGGCACGGTATTGCTGTTTGCCGTGGCGGTGCTGGCCGGCAGCGGCGCGCTGTCGCTGAGTGAAACATTGTTGCTGGGGTTCGTCGCCGGCGTGCTGGGTGACATTGTTTCCTACTTCGTGGGGCGACATTTCCACCAGAACATCCGGCGCCTGCCCGGGTTGCGCCATCACCCGGAATGGATCGCCGGGGCGGAGGCTTACTTCCAGCGCTACGGCATCGCCAGTCTGCTGGTCGGACGCTTTATTGGTCCGTTGCGGCCCATGCTGCCGATGGTCGCCGGGATGTTCGACATGCCGTTTCCGCGCTTCGCTGCCGTCAGCCTGCTGGCCGCCGCAGGCTGGAGCGTCGCCTACCTGCTACCGGGATGGGCGACCGGCGCGGCGATCCGCCTGCCGTTACCGGAAGGTTTCTGGCTGCAGGCGGGTATTGTCGCCGGCAGTGTGGCAGTGATGGTCGGCTTGAGTGCGACCAGCAGCCTGCGCCGCCATCGCCGGGCGACGACCTGGATCAGTGGCATGAGCCTGCTGATCCTGATCGGCCTGTTCATCGGCTATCCGCACTTGACCGCCCTGGATCAGGGCGTGATGACCTTGGTGCAGGAGCACCGCAGTGCGACGCTGGATGAAGTTGCCGTGACCTTCACACTGATCGGAGAGTTCCGTTACATGCTGATTTTCAGCACGCTGCTGACGGGATTGCTGCTTCTGGCTCGACAATGGCGACAGGCGCTTTTCGCCGGTGCCACACTGCTGATCACCGCGATGGCCAACACCGGAATCAAGCACTTTTTAGCTCGTCTGCGCCCGGAAGTACTCACCGACCCGCTGACCAGCTACAGCATGCCCAGCGGCCATGCCTCCGGCTCATTCGCGCTGTTCCTGACCATCGCCATCCTGGCCGGTCGCGAACAACCACCGCGCATGCGCCTTACCTGGCTACTACTGGGCTGCCTGCCGGCACTGACCATTTCCTTGTCGCGGGTGTACCTGGGGGCTCATTGGCCCAGCGACATTCTCGCCGGGGCGATGCTGGCGAGCTGTGTCTGCGCAGCCGTCCTGTGGCTGAGCCAGCGAGAGACGCCGCTGCCTGCCATGCAGTGGAAAATCTGGTGGCTGATTTTACCTGCAATGGTGGCGGCCTTCAGCTTCTTCGCGTTGCGGCATTTCTCCCATGCCATGTTACGGTACGCCTACTGATCGCTCTAATTGAAATGAAGAAGCCTGAGATGTTGCCGGACTTCTTCACTTCTCCGCCCCTATAAACATATTCAGTCTAACTTATATGTCCTGCCAAAACAGTTGGAACAACAGTCTCTATCAACACACTAAAAAACACTCACAATAAAACTCAACAAGACAATACAGTAATATCCCGACAATAAAACCACCCATCCGCCGCTTGATATTTCTACTGAAGCCTTCGATCCTAAAACCGCATAGACCAAGCTGCTTAATTGCGCACCGATTGCTCAACACCCTATCTGCCTTGGGCCTGATAGACCCCAACATTAACCCAAGGTATTAAACGGTATGCATTGGAAATACGTGCCAAATCAAAAACGACACACAACTTGTAAACCTTTCACAACTATTCCTTCAGGGTCAGCAGGATGCCGAACCCTTAGACAACGTCACATCAAATGGAATTGAAAATGTCTGAACCTAAAACAAACATCCCATATAGCTTTTCCAAGAGCGGTGTTCAAGTAATGAATATCGATGCCTCGACCAATAGTCATTCTCCGACCCCCTCACTGCCGTCGCGCCCCATCAAAGCCGTTCCCGACTCACCCAATCTTACGCTCAACGGCCTCGACCTACACTTGGGAGCATTGCGAATCGGCCAGTTCGATATCAGTCGAGAAGAATTACGCGCCTTGGGTGCCACGGTAGATGGAGCACCCATCAGCCCGGACAACTCAAATATACAATCGCCCGACCAGCGCTTTTTAGACGCACTCAGTTTTGATCCAGCCGAAGTCGAGGCCCGGATACGGTTGGTGAAAAACGCGGACAGCTCCATTGTAGCCGGCATGCTTTTCGATCTTGCCAGTATACGTACTGTCGGCGCCCCGCCTGTTCTCAACAACGCTGATATCTTGCCCCCCCACAGCGCCATGTACCAATACGACAAACTGCTGGTGTCAGCGCAAAAAATTGATATTCACCGTGTTCAATCCGACTTACGTATGCCCAAATGGCTCGACAATCTCAAAGGCCAGGGCGTGGGCGTCGCAGGTACGGGTTTACAAGCGTACGGCCTCTACAGCGGGCTAGTAGGTATTACAGAAGCCATCAAGACAGGCGACGGGACCGGAGTAGCAATAAATATCGGAGGTATCGCCACTGAACTGACGTCGCTGGCGATTGAGGTTAAATTGACGAAGGTGGGTCAGAACATGCTCCTGAATGGCTCGAAGGTCTTCAGGCAGTTCTCCGGAACTACCGTAGGCATCCACCTGGGCCGAAGCGCAGGGCTATTGGCCAGCATTTTTACGCTCCCGTTCGATATCTTAAGTGCAGTTCAATCCTTCAATGCGGCCGCCAGTGCCAAGGGCAAAGAGGCGCAGGACCATTACGTAATGGGCGGTGTCGCAGTAACAAGCGCAGGCCTCTCCCTAGCACTAGGCCTGGCAGCGGCGGCCGGTTACGGAGCCGCTGCCGGGCCCATCGGAATCGCGGCGGCGGCTGTACTCATAATGGGCGCCCAAATTTACCAGGCCGTGCGCCTGGTCGACAACATAGATGATTACATTGAGCTGAGTGCTGGTGAAAGCTTACTAACAGGCTTTCTCGCGTTTACCGGAAATGACGCTCCCAGCGGCGTCATGGATCGTTTCAACAGTGCGATAGCGGTAGATAGACATGTCAAACAAACTGGGACTTATAATAAATCGCTTTTGGAGGGACCGTACAAACATAATTTCGAACTTATCGTGGAAGGAAATTTCAAGGTTGAGCTGCGACCTGGCAAACCAAAGCGCAGACTACCGACCCTTCTTCAAGCCATGAATAGCAAATCATTGTTGTTTTTTTTATTTCCGCAATATGATGTCGCCAATGAAGCGACCATTATAGATGACAGAGACGTTTACGACATAAGGGAAGGAGTGCCCGATGTGCCGGGGGTGACAAGAGGTGAAAAAGGCCCAGGCAAAGGTAACCTGTTAAAATTGGGCAATGGCGACGATATCGCTTTAGGGGAGAGGGGGAAACCTAACTATTTTACTTATGGGGAGGGTACAAAATACCTGACCGGGGGGGAGGAGCGCGACCATTTCCAGTTCAATGCTGCCGCTACCACGCTTGATAAGGTAAGCATCCATTCTATCAGTTCGCTGGACGGCGGCAGCGGCAACGACTCGCTGATCTTCCAGGGACGGCATCCCCACCGCGATACCCGGCATGCCGGCTACAACATTGATCTCAATGCCGGCCAGATTGATCTCAGAAGCCAAAAGCCAGACGTGGCGCCAGTGCCGTTCGCACAGGTGACATCCATCGAGAATGTGAGCACCCTGTCGGGCGGCACAAGCCATGTGACAGGAACCGAAACGGCAAATATTATCGCGGCCAATGGGAATGACACCATCCACGCCGGTGCCGGCGATGACTCAATTACGGTGGCAGGCACTATATCCCGGATAGATGGAGGCACGGGTGTCGACCATTACAAAATCCTGGAAAGTGTCCACCAGGTCTCGATTATTGAAGATGGGCAAGATAACTCCATAATAGAATTGGATTGGACGCTCGAATGCATTCAGAGCTGGCGAATCGTAGACTGTTCCTTGATCATAGATTCTCAGAGCGGTGTGGATGGAGAGTTACACCCTCGCACTATCATCGTGCAGAACGTTTACCAACAAGTCGGAGCGAATCGACAGTTACAAAACTCTAAACTACTCGCAACGACCAAGGATGGGTTTCAAATAAGTCCTGTGCTACCAACGCTATTAACCATCGGAGGGGCTGTCTATATTAAAGCGCAAACGATCGTTCCCGGCACCGTGCCCTCCCCCGCTATTGTCAATGCCGGCAAGGTATATGAAGCGAGTTTAAATTCACATCACGTCTATATATCAAAAGGTGAGCTGCCAATTACCTTAGTCAAAGACATCGGTTCCGCTTTACCGCCCTGCACTGTATACCTGGACTATGAAAGCACTGAAATCCAGGAAGTCACCGGGCATTATCACGCCGTGGAGGGCACAGACCCTAAGCGTTCCCCATACGTGTATCTTACCGATTTTGCGATCACGATAAAACTACCGGACAAAAGCATCACATTCGCGGAAATCGCCAGCGCGCGCGGTCGATATGACACCAAACAAATCAGCACTATCAAACCAGTTTGGCTTAGTAGCAGAAACGTATTCATTATCACAAACGACCAAAAATCCTTTCGATTATCGGCTACTGCCTTCAACGACAACACTTATGAACATAAAATCGGGATCAACACATTCAAAAGTAACGATTACCTTGTACCTCGATCAGGTCTGTATATATTTAACAGTCCTGGCATCCCGGTAGAAATACCACTGCGACCTATCCCGCAGCGTATCAATATCCCCTCTGGGCCTCATACACGCATCTACCAGTTGCTCGGCCAAGCATCGAAATACGAAACTCATCTAACAGACAATGCCCGCCTCCACCTATCCACACCTGATGCACTCACCAAAAAATCAGACGCATCTACATGGACATTGTATACCTCACAGATGGAAACCCCTGTTACTTATGATGATATCCTCCTGAAAGGCAACATATTGCACGTCGGCAACGTAATTGTCGAATTACCGCCTGACAACGATACCACAGTACCGATGGACTCAATTGGCGTTGCGACAACACGCGGAACCATTTACGAAGTCAATCGGATTTTTGACCAAATGGTACTTTTTCTAATTGATGCATCGTACTATTTCGATCTCAATGCGATATTGGAGGTGATCCGTAAACACAAAGACAGTGGAGAGCTGGCGCATGAGATCAAATTTGAAAACCTTCGCCACATGCAAATAGCTGGTAATGTATATTACAATTCGACGAATGATTTTTGGGGCATCGAAACGAATCGGGCTTACCGCTTCAAGCCTGAAGACCTTGTTATCGAGAAATTTTAGACTACGGTAAATATTGCATACAA
Encoded here:
- a CDS encoding bifunctional DedA family/phosphatase PAP2 family protein, with amino-acid sequence MGPWLDSVTGWLTANPQWLAAAVFIVAFVECLAIAGLIVPGTVLLFAVAVLAGSGALSLSETLLLGFVAGVLGDIVSYFVGRHFHQNIRRLPGLRHHPEWIAGAEAYFQRYGIASLLVGRFIGPLRPMLPMVAGMFDMPFPRFAAVSLLAAAGWSVAYLLPGWATGAAIRLPLPEGFWLQAGIVAGSVAVMVGLSATSSLRRHRRATTWISGMSLLILIGLFIGYPHLTALDQGVMTLVQEHRSATLDEVAVTFTLIGEFRYMLIFSTLLTGLLLLARQWRQALFAGATLLITAMANTGIKHFLARLRPEVLTDPLTSYSMPSGHASGSFALFLTIAILAGREQPPRMRLTWLLLGCLPALTISLSRVYLGAHWPSDILAGAMLASCVCAAVLWLSQRETPLPAMQWKIWWLILPAMVAAFSFFALRHFSHAMLRYAY
- a CDS encoding calcium-binding protein, with the translated sequence MSEPKTNIPYSFSKSGVQVMNIDASTNSHSPTPSLPSRPIKAVPDSPNLTLNGLDLHLGALRIGQFDISREELRALGATVDGAPISPDNSNIQSPDQRFLDALSFDPAEVEARIRLVKNADSSIVAGMLFDLASIRTVGAPPVLNNADILPPHSAMYQYDKLLVSAQKIDIHRVQSDLRMPKWLDNLKGQGVGVAGTGLQAYGLYSGLVGITEAIKTGDGTGVAINIGGIATELTSLAIEVKLTKVGQNMLLNGSKVFRQFSGTTVGIHLGRSAGLLASIFTLPFDILSAVQSFNAAASAKGKEAQDHYVMGGVAVTSAGLSLALGLAAAAGYGAAAGPIGIAAAAVLIMGAQIYQAVRLVDNIDDYIELSAGESLLTGFLAFTGNDAPSGVMDRFNSAIAVDRHVKQTGTYNKSLLEGPYKHNFELIVEGNFKVELRPGKPKRRLPTLLQAMNSKSLLFFLFPQYDVANEATIIDDRDVYDIREGVPDVPGVTRGEKGPGKGNLLKLGNGDDIALGERGKPNYFTYGEGTKYLTGGEERDHFQFNAAATTLDKVSIHSISSLDGGSGNDSLIFQGRHPHRDTRHAGYNIDLNAGQIDLRSQKPDVAPVPFAQVTSIENVSTLSGGTSHVTGTETANIIAANGNDTIHAGAGDDSITVAGTISRIDGGTGVDHYKILESVHQVSIIEDGQDNSIIELDWTLECIQSWRIVDCSLIIDSQSGVDGELHPRTIIVQNVYQQVGANRQLQNSKLLATTKDGFQISPVLPTLLTIGGAVYIKAQTIVPGTVPSPAIVNAGKVYEASLNSHHVYISKGELPITLVKDIGSALPPCTVYLDYESTEIQEVTGHYHAVEGTDPKRSPYVYLTDFAITIKLPDKSITFAEIASARGRYDTKQISTIKPVWLSSRNVFIITNDQKSFRLSATAFNDNTYEHKIGINTFKSNDYLVPRSGLYIFNSPGIPVEIPLRPIPQRINIPSGPHTRIYQLLGQASKYETHLTDNARLHLSTPDALTKKSDASTWTLYTSQMETPVTYDDILLKGNILHVGNVIVELPPDNDTTVPMDSIGVATTRGTIYEVNRIFDQMVLFLIDASYYFDLNAILEVIRKHKDSGELAHEIKFENLRHMQIAGNVYYNSTNDFWGIETNRAYRFKPEDLVIEKF